A stretch of Henckelia pumila isolate YLH828 chromosome 4, ASM3356847v2, whole genome shotgun sequence DNA encodes these proteins:
- the LOC140866170 gene encoding kinesin-like protein KIN-10C isoform X2: MASTVADSDSMRSSRCSKPANRVRIVGRIRGFTDQESQSSTRERNPWITVQKPQENGPLSKVTVSFDTQSTGRKNSYELDHCYEPDEHIDLIYSREISHMISEVFNGQNASVIALGARGSGKTFTIQGSTEKPGLATLAMSEILSKASESKKTVSVSLYQVAQDHAFDLLDPDSAEVQVLDDTRGKLNLKGLSRVMVKSISEFENTYFRHLNLQKSQKISMDPRRCHKGLIVHISSEDDNIIPKLENKINFVDLAGYEDPRKSSNDRITLIENSRSNKSLFALINVVNALNSNEIRVPYRESKLTRILQDSLSGTSHVLVFACLNPFFCKDSISSLSFVSRSCQSIKQVLTDSTNRCQSSAKSKVFSSLKSGKSTSTSLIEKKQIGRCQFLSGKKVNCILKGRKLFDEENIHNPKQDFSAHGLRSQESINDSCCDGSDHILFEDGKPFERNNNSLCDGSMPLSQKIKELSNNLKLLSSSTPMKLKMPEKEITDSSCGQLSCNDTTSMVKFDGTKNHSPRGGTFSIYGSSLKNSLVKEQLNFLNSANKEDLKKLRGIGEKRASYILDLRDESPEPFKSLDDLQNIGMSAKQIKDLMKGVAAELFS, translated from the exons ATGGCTTCTACAGTTGCAGATTCAGACAGCATGCGATCCAGTAGGTGCTCGAAGCCCGCAAATCGAGTGCGGATAGTTGGGAGGATTCGAGGATTTACGGATCAAGAATCCCAGTCCTCGACCCGAGAACGGAATCCTTGGATCACTGTTCAGAAGCCCCAAGAGAATGGACCGCTCTCTAAAGTCACTGTTTCTTTCGACACCCAATCAACTGG CCGCAAAAATTCTTATGAACTGGATCACTGCTATGAGCCAGATGAACATATTGACCTGATTTACTCAAGAGAGATAAGCCACATGATTTCGGAAGTTTTTAATGGTCAAAATGCATCTGTAATTGCCCTGGGAGCAAGAGGAAGCGGAAAAACCTTTACTATACAG GGATCTACAGAGAAACCAGGTTTAGCAACTCTTGCAATGTCTGAAATTCTTTCTAAAGCTAGTGAAAGCAAGAAGACGGTATCTGTATCTCTCTATCAGGTTGCACAAGACCATGCTTTTGACCTTTTAGATCCTGACTCTGCTGAGGTTCAAGTACTGGATGACACTCGAGGCAAACTCAACTTGAAGGGGCTTTCTCGG GTCATGGTGAAATCAATTTCAGAATTCGAAAATACATACTTTAGACATCTCAATTTGCAGAAAAGCCAAAAAATATCAATGGACCCTCGACGCTGTCACAAGGGTTTGATTGTGCATATATCATCTGAAGATGACAACATAATACCCAAGTTGGAGAACAAGATTAATTTTGTTGATCTTGCAG GCTATGAGGATCCTCGCAAGAGTAGCAACGACAGAATCACACTTATTGAGAATTCCAGGAGTAACAAATCATTATTTGCATTGATAAATGTCGTCAATGCTCTGAATTCCAACGAGATCCGTGTGCCATATCGAGAGAGTAAGCTCACTCGAATCTTGCAAGATTCTCTCAGTGGTACAAGTCACGTATTAGTGTTTGCTTGCTTG AACCCTTTCTTTTGCAAAGACTCCATCAGCTCACTAAGTTTTGTTTCACGGTCCTGTCAAAGCATCAAGCAAGTTTTGACGGACTCTACGAATAGATGTCAGAGTTCAGCCAAATCTAAGGTGTTTTCGTCGTTGAAAAGTGGAAAAAGTACATCTACTTCTTTGATAGAGAAAAAGCAAATTGGTCGTTGCCAATTTCTTTCTGGAAAGAAGGTTAACTGCATTCTAAAGGGAAG GAAACTCTTTGATGAAGAAAACATACACAATCCTAAGCAG GATTTTTCTGCACACGGTCTCCGTTCTCAAGAAAGTATAAATGATAGTTGTTGTGATGGAAGCGATCATATACTTTTTGAAGATG GTAAGCCATTCGAACGGAACAACAATTCACTCTGTGATGGATCAATGCCACTTAGTCAGAAAATCAAAGAATTATCTAACAACTTAAAGTTGTTGTCTTCATCAACTCCAATGAAGTTGAAGATGCCGGAGAAGGAAATTACCGATTCATCTTGTGGTCAATTAAGCTGCAATGACACTACTTCAATGGTGAAATTTGATGGAACGAAAAATCACAGCCCAAGGGGTGGTACCTTCAGCATCTATGGTTCTAGTTTGAAG AATTCTCTTGTTAAAGAGCAACTGAATTTTCTGAATTCGGCTAACAA
- the LOC140866170 gene encoding kinesin-like protein KIN-10C isoform X1 — protein MASTVADSDSMRSSRCSKPANRVRIVGRIRGFTDQESQSSTRERNPWITVQKPQENGPLSKVTVSFDTQSTGRKNSYELDHCYEPDEHIDLIYSREISHMISEVFNGQNASVIALGARGSGKTFTIQGSTEKPGLATLAMSEILSKASESKKTVSVSLYQVAQDHAFDLLDPDSAEVQVLDDTRGKLNLKGLSRVMVKSISEFENTYFRHLNLQKSQKISMDPRRCHKGLIVHISSEDDNIIPKLENKINFVDLAGYEDPRKSSNDRITLIENSRSNKSLFALINVVNALNSNEIRVPYRESKLTRILQDSLSGTSHVLVFACLNPFFCKDSISSLSFVSRSCQSIKQVLTDSTNRCQSSAKSKVFSSLKSGKSTSTSLIEKKQIGRCQFLSGKKVNCILKGRKLFDEENIHNPKQLMCLSEDTSSHKYNVLQDHALAVAPFSLEEDFSAHGLRSQESINDSCCDGSDHILFEDGKPFERNNNSLCDGSMPLSQKIKELSNNLKLLSSSTPMKLKMPEKEITDSSCGQLSCNDTTSMVKFDGTKNHSPRGGTFSIYGSSLKNSLVKEQLNFLNSANKEDLKKLRGIGEKRASYILDLRDESPEPFKSLDDLQNIGMSAKQIKDLMKGVAAELFS, from the exons ATGGCTTCTACAGTTGCAGATTCAGACAGCATGCGATCCAGTAGGTGCTCGAAGCCCGCAAATCGAGTGCGGATAGTTGGGAGGATTCGAGGATTTACGGATCAAGAATCCCAGTCCTCGACCCGAGAACGGAATCCTTGGATCACTGTTCAGAAGCCCCAAGAGAATGGACCGCTCTCTAAAGTCACTGTTTCTTTCGACACCCAATCAACTGG CCGCAAAAATTCTTATGAACTGGATCACTGCTATGAGCCAGATGAACATATTGACCTGATTTACTCAAGAGAGATAAGCCACATGATTTCGGAAGTTTTTAATGGTCAAAATGCATCTGTAATTGCCCTGGGAGCAAGAGGAAGCGGAAAAACCTTTACTATACAG GGATCTACAGAGAAACCAGGTTTAGCAACTCTTGCAATGTCTGAAATTCTTTCTAAAGCTAGTGAAAGCAAGAAGACGGTATCTGTATCTCTCTATCAGGTTGCACAAGACCATGCTTTTGACCTTTTAGATCCTGACTCTGCTGAGGTTCAAGTACTGGATGACACTCGAGGCAAACTCAACTTGAAGGGGCTTTCTCGG GTCATGGTGAAATCAATTTCAGAATTCGAAAATACATACTTTAGACATCTCAATTTGCAGAAAAGCCAAAAAATATCAATGGACCCTCGACGCTGTCACAAGGGTTTGATTGTGCATATATCATCTGAAGATGACAACATAATACCCAAGTTGGAGAACAAGATTAATTTTGTTGATCTTGCAG GCTATGAGGATCCTCGCAAGAGTAGCAACGACAGAATCACACTTATTGAGAATTCCAGGAGTAACAAATCATTATTTGCATTGATAAATGTCGTCAATGCTCTGAATTCCAACGAGATCCGTGTGCCATATCGAGAGAGTAAGCTCACTCGAATCTTGCAAGATTCTCTCAGTGGTACAAGTCACGTATTAGTGTTTGCTTGCTTG AACCCTTTCTTTTGCAAAGACTCCATCAGCTCACTAAGTTTTGTTTCACGGTCCTGTCAAAGCATCAAGCAAGTTTTGACGGACTCTACGAATAGATGTCAGAGTTCAGCCAAATCTAAGGTGTTTTCGTCGTTGAAAAGTGGAAAAAGTACATCTACTTCTTTGATAGAGAAAAAGCAAATTGGTCGTTGCCAATTTCTTTCTGGAAAGAAGGTTAACTGCATTCTAAAGGGAAG GAAACTCTTTGATGAAGAAAACATACACAATCCTAAGCAG TTGATGTGCCTTTCTGAAGACACTTCATCACACAAATATAATGTCCTTCAAGATCATGCTTTGGCTGTTGCCCCATTTTCACTGGAAGAG GATTTTTCTGCACACGGTCTCCGTTCTCAAGAAAGTATAAATGATAGTTGTTGTGATGGAAGCGATCATATACTTTTTGAAGATG GTAAGCCATTCGAACGGAACAACAATTCACTCTGTGATGGATCAATGCCACTTAGTCAGAAAATCAAAGAATTATCTAACAACTTAAAGTTGTTGTCTTCATCAACTCCAATGAAGTTGAAGATGCCGGAGAAGGAAATTACCGATTCATCTTGTGGTCAATTAAGCTGCAATGACACTACTTCAATGGTGAAATTTGATGGAACGAAAAATCACAGCCCAAGGGGTGGTACCTTCAGCATCTATGGTTCTAGTTTGAAG AATTCTCTTGTTAAAGAGCAACTGAATTTTCTGAATTCGGCTAACAA